CGGCGCGGCCTCCGTCGTCGCCGTCCTCGACCCGGGCTGTGTGGTGCTCGGCGGTGAGGTCGGCCAGGCCGGCGGGGCAGTGCTGGCCGACCGGGTGGCCCGGCGGCTGCGGCACATGGCCCCGCTGCCCACCGAGGTGCGGCCCGGCGTCCTGGGCGGCGGCGCGGTGCTGCGCGGGGCGCTGCTCACGGCCCGCGAATCCGCCCAGGAGGACCTGTTCGCAACGGCGGCGACCGGCAGCCCCGAAGCGCCCCGGGTCCTGGTGCCGTGACCGGAAAGGTCACCCGGCAGACCTTTCCGGACGCGGCGCGACTCCGGACGCGGCGCGACTAGCGCCGGACGCGGGTGGCCAGATAGTCCTCGAAGCTGACCTTGCCCACCGCCCGCTCCGGGGCCAGATGGCCCCCGGAGCGGAAGCCCCGGTAGGCCGCGCCCCACAGCGGTACGTTCACCACCGCGCACCGCCTGCCGCTCGCCTTCAGGAACGCGCGGGCCAGCGACTCGGCCGTGCGCACCTCGGGGCCGCCCACGTCGTCGACCCGCCCGGCCGGCGCACCGGCGGCCAGTTCGGCGAGCCGGTCGGCGACCTCCGCCACCTCCACCGGCTGGTCGCTCACCCGCGCGGGCAGCAGCAGCACCGGGACCTTGGCGAGTGCCTGGAACGCCTGGACCAGGAGATCGTGGAACTGCGTCGCGCGCAGCACCGTCCAGCCGAGCCCGGACTCCGCCACGAGCTCCTCCACGGCGAGCTTCGCCCGGTAGTAGCGGTACGGCACTCGGTCCACGCCGACGATCGAGATGTACACCAGGTGTGCCACCCCGGCCCGGCGCGCCGCGGCGATCAGGTGCGCGGCCGCCCGCTCGTCGCCGCCGCGCGGCGAGCTCGCGCAGTGCACGACCGTGTCGACGCCCGCCACGGCCGTGTCCAGGCCGGGTCCGCCCTCGCGCAGGTCGACGGCGTACGGTTCGGCGTGCCGGCTGAGCACCCGCACCTCGTGCCCGCCCGCTCGCAGCCGCTCCACGACGAGCCGGCCGAGGGTTCCGGTCCCGCCGGTCACCAGGATCGTGCTCATGCTGTTCAGTCCCTCCGGACAGCGGACGCTCCCTGCCGGAACGTCCTCCGGCAGCACAGACCGCTCAGCCCCCGCGGAATGTGACAGCGCCGGCGGAAGAGCGGCGCCCCGTGCTACATCCGGCCGAGCTGACGGCCCACAAAGTTTATGTCCGGGTTCATCATGACCTGTACGGCTGTGATCTCGTCCCCGCGGCCCTCGAAGCCGAGCGTGGCGATCAGCGCGCCGTCGTCGTGGACCAGTGCGCCCGGTGCGGCGTTGAGCTCGACGACCGTCAACGAGAAGCCGGCCGCGAACGTCCGGAACCCGGCGTCCAGGAAGCGCAGCACCTTCTCGCGGCCCAGGATCGGCCGCAGGGCGGTCCGCACCCGTCCTCCGCCGTCGCTCCACCACTCGACGTCGGCGGCGAGCACCTTCTCCAGCGCCCCCAGGTCGCCGTCCCGCGCCGCCCTCACGAACGAGGCGACCAGCTCCGCCCGGCGTGCGGGCGCGGCCTCGAAGCGCGGGCGCGCCGCCGTCACCCGTTGCACCGTCCGCCGGTGCAACGGGCGGCAATGGGCCTCGCTCAGGTCGAGGACCTCGGCCGTCTCCCGGTGCGGGTAGGCGAACGCCTCCCGCAGCACATACACCGCCCGCTCTTGCGGGGTGAGCGTCTCCAGCAGCATGAGCATCGCCAGTGACACCGCCTCGCGCTGCTGCGCGGACTCCAGGGGATCGAGCGTGCCGTCCGAGGTGAGGACCGGTTCCGGCAGCCATTCGCCGACGTACGTCTCGCGCCGGGCGCGCGCCGAGGTGAGCCGGTTCAGGCACAGGCGGGTGACGGTCTTCGCCAGCCAGGCCGCGGGGTGCCCGATGGCCGCGCGGTCGGCTCCGCTGAACCGCAGGTAGGCGTCCTGCACCACGTCCTCGGCCTCGTGGGCCGAGCCCAGCATCCGGTAGGCCAGTCCGAACAGCCGGGACCGGTGCGCCTCGAACTCGTCGGCGCTCGCGGCCGTCCTGGGTTCACCCTGCTCCATGGGCGCACCCTGGCAGAGCGGGCGGTCGGCCGTGCGAGGGGGCCCGGCGGCGGGCAAGGGCCGTCGTCACCGCCGCCGGGCCGCACGGCTCGAGCCTAGAAAGGACTAGACCAATCCGTCAATAGGTATGGACCAATGGGGTGTTGAGCGGGCGAGGGGCGTCCTGTGAGCCAGCCCACATCCTTCACCTGTATGGACGCCTACCGGCCGTGGCAGACTGACCCTGTACCAAAAGCAGCGCACTCCGGGGTCGGTGAAAGTCCGAACCGGCGGTTACAGTCCGCGACCCGTCCGCTTCCAGCGGCCGGTTGACCAGGTGAAATTCCTGGACCGACGGTTAAAGTCCGGATGGGAGGCAGTGCGCGGCGGGCGGGCATTCGTGCGCGTCGCCGTATATGTACTCGTCGTTGAACGAGTCTGTCCGGCGTCGTCCCGGTGTCGCTGCCCGTACCTGCTGTCGTCATCGACAGGCCCCGGAGTCCGTGCCCTATGAGGCAGGAGGACCCGGGAAGTGTTCACCGGAATCGTCGAAGAACTGGGTGAGGTCACCGCCGTCGAGAATCTCGGCGACGCCTCCCGCTTCCGGCTGCGCGGCCCCGTCGTCACCGACGGCGCGAAGCACGGCGACTCCATCGCCGTGAACGGGGTCTGTCTCACTGTCGTCGAGCACGAGGGCGACGAGTTCACCGCCGACGTCATGGCGGAGACCCTGAACCGATCCAGCCTCGGCGCACTCGCCGTCGGCTCCCGGGTCAACCTCGAACGCCCCACCGCCGTCGGCTCGCGTCTCGGCGGGCACATCGTGCAGGGGCACGTCGACGGCACCGGCGAGGTGCTGGAGCGCAGGCCGTCCGAGAACTGGGAGATCGTCAAGGTCTCCCTCCCCGCCGAACTCGCCCGGTACGTCGTGGAGAAGGGCTCCGTCACCGTCGACGGCATCAGCCTCACGGTCGTCGAGGCCGGCCGGGACCACTTCACCGTCAGCCTCATCCCCACCACCCTCGCGCTGACCACGCTCGGCCTCAAGCAGCCCGGCGACCCGGTCAACCTCGAGGTCGACATCGTCGCCAAGTACGTCGAGCGCCTGCTGACCACCGCACAGCAGGGAGCGGGCAAGTGAACTGGCTGAACTCCGAAGCGTTCGTCGCGTTCGACCAGCACATCATCTGGTCGGACATGATCGGGAACATCCTCGGCCTGATCACCCTCGCCCTCGGGTGGCGCCGCTCGCTGCTCACCTGGCCGGTGCAGTTCCTCTCCGGGCTCGTCCTCTTCGTCGCCTTCTACGGCCACCTCGCCGGCAGCGCCGGCAAACAGGTCGTCGTCATGGTCGTCGCCCTGTACGGCTGGTGGCAGTGGAACCGCAGCAAGGGGCGGTCCGCGGACGGCCAGATCACCCCCCGCTTCGCCACCTGGCCCGAGCGCGCGGCCATGGTCGGCGCCGCCGCCGCGGGCACGGTCGCCGTCGCGCTCCTCTTCAAGGCCAACCCGTCCCTGTCCTGGGACCCCTGGCCGGACGCCTACATCTTCGTCGGCACCATCGTCGCCATGTACGCCCAGGCGCGCGGCATGGTCGAGTTCTGGATCGCCTGGCTCCTCGTCGACGTCGTCGGCGTCCCCCTCAACTTCGCCAACGGCTACGCCTTCTCCGGCTTCGTCTACGTCATTTACGGCGCGCTCGTCCTGTGGGGCATGCGCGACTGGTGGCTGCGGTCCCGCAAGGCCTCGCAACCCGCTCTGGAAGGAGCGCCGGCATGAGCACGGCACCGATCCTGTACAGCACCGAAGGCCTGGAAGACCTCAGCCTCGACCCCGTGGCGCAGGCCGTCGCCGACATCGCGGCCGGCCGGCCCATCGTGGTCGTCGACGACGAGGACCGCGAGAACGAGGGCGACCTCGTCGTCGCCGCCGAGAAGGTGACGCCCGAGATCGTCGCCTTCATGATGAGCGAGTGCCGCGGCCTGATCTGCGCCCCCATGGAGAGCGACGAGCTGGAGCGTCTGAAGCTCCCGCAGATGGTCGACGACAACACCGAGTCGATGACCACCGCGTTCACGGTCTCCGTGGACGCCTCGGCAGCCCACGGCGTCACCACCGGCATCTCCGCCGCCGACCGCGCCGCCACGCTCCGGCTGCTGGCGAGCGGCGAGGCCGGGCCGGCCGACTTCGTGCGCCCCGGCCACGTCTTCCCGCTGCGCGCCCAGCCCGGCGGCGTGCTGACCCGCAACGGCCACACCGAGGCCGCCGTGGACCTCGCCCGGCTCGCGGGACTGCGCCCGGCCGGCGCCATCGTCGAGATCGCCGGCGAGGACGGCCGGATGCTGCGCCTGCCCGAACTGATCCCGTTCGCCCGCAAGCACGGCCTGACGATCATCTCCATCGAGGACCTGATCGCCTACCGGCGCAGCGCCGAGCCGACGGTCCGCCGCGAGGCCGAGACCCGACTGCCCACCGTGCATGGCACGTTCACCGCCTACGGCTACCGCTCCACCGTCGACGGCGTCGAGCACGTCGCCCTGGTCCACGGTGACATCGGCGACGGCGAGGACGTCCTGGTCCGCGTCCACTCCGAATGCCTCACCGGCGACGTCTTCGCCTCCCTGCGCTGCGACTGCGGCCCCCAGCTCGACGCGTCCCTGGAGCGCATCCAGAGCGAGGGCCGGGGCGTGATGGTCTACCTGCGCGGACACGAGGGCCGGGGCATCGGTCTGCTGTCCAAGCTGAGGGCCTACGCACTCCAGGAACAGGGCCACGACACCCTCGACGCCAACCTGGAGCTGGGCCTGCCCGCCGACGCCCGCGACTACGGGGCCGGAGCGCAGATCCTCGAGGACCTCGGCGTGCGCAGCGTCCGTCTGATGACGAACAACCCCGAGAAGAGCGAGGCGCTCGTCCGGCACGGCATCGAGGTCGTCGAGCGCGAGCCGATGCCCGTCCAGGCGGGCGAGCACAACATCCGCTACCTGCGCACCAAGCGGGACCGGATGGGACACGACCTGCCCTGGCTGGACGCGGCCCCCGTGTCCCCCTGCGGCAACCAGTAAGCACGACCGGCACCGAGGAGAGACGAGAACGTGAGCGGCAAGGGCGCACCGGAGCTGTCCGTACGCAATGTGGGTGACCTGAGAGTCGCCGTCATCGCGGCCCAGTGGCACGAGAAGGTGATGGACGGTCTGGTCGACGGCGCGCTGCGCGCCCTGCACGACCTCGGCATCGACGAGCCGACCCTGCTGCGGGTCCCCGGCAGCTGGGAACTGCCGGTGGTGGCCAAGGTGCTGGCCGGGCGGGGCTACGACGCGATCGTCGCCCTCGGCGTCGTCATCCGCGGCGGCACACCGCACTTCGAGTACGTGTGCCAAGGGGTCGTCCAGGGACTCACCCAGGTCTCCGTCGAGACCGGCGTGCCCGTCGGCATGGGCGTCCTCACCTGCGACACCGAGGAGCAGGCCCTGGACCGGGCCGGCATCGAGGGCTCCAACGAGGACAAGGGACACGAGGCGGTGACGGCGGCGGTGGCGACCGCGGCCACCCTCCGTTCAGTATCCGAACCCTGGCGGTAGGCGGACCGGGAGAAC
The window above is part of the Streptomyces sp. NBC_00425 genome. Proteins encoded here:
- a CDS encoding RNA polymerase sigma-70 factor, whose product is MEQGEPRTAASADEFEAHRSRLFGLAYRMLGSAHEAEDVVQDAYLRFSGADRAAIGHPAAWLAKTVTRLCLNRLTSARARRETYVGEWLPEPVLTSDGTLDPLESAQQREAVSLAMLMLLETLTPQERAVYVLREAFAYPHRETAEVLDLSEAHCRPLHRRTVQRVTAARPRFEAAPARRAELVASFVRAARDGDLGALEKVLAADVEWWSDGGGRVRTALRPILGREKVLRFLDAGFRTFAAGFSLTVVELNAAPGALVHDDGALIATLGFEGRGDEITAVQVMMNPDINFVGRQLGRM
- a CDS encoding SDR family oxidoreductase yields the protein MSTILVTGGTGTLGRLVVERLRAGGHEVRVLSRHAEPYAVDLREGGPGLDTAVAGVDTVVHCASSPRGGDERAAAHLIAAARRAGVAHLVYISIVGVDRVPYRYYRAKLAVEELVAESGLGWTVLRATQFHDLLVQAFQALAKVPVLLLPARVSDQPVEVAEVADRLAELAAGAPAGRVDDVGGPEVRTAESLARAFLKASGRRCAVVNVPLWGAAYRGFRSGGHLAPERAVGKVSFEDYLATRVRR
- a CDS encoding bifunctional 3,4-dihydroxy-2-butanone-4-phosphate synthase/GTP cyclohydrolase II, with translation MSTAPILYSTEGLEDLSLDPVAQAVADIAAGRPIVVVDDEDRENEGDLVVAAEKVTPEIVAFMMSECRGLICAPMESDELERLKLPQMVDDNTESMTTAFTVSVDASAAHGVTTGISAADRAATLRLLASGEAGPADFVRPGHVFPLRAQPGGVLTRNGHTEAAVDLARLAGLRPAGAIVEIAGEDGRMLRLPELIPFARKHGLTIISIEDLIAYRRSAEPTVRREAETRLPTVHGTFTAYGYRSTVDGVEHVALVHGDIGDGEDVLVRVHSECLTGDVFASLRCDCGPQLDASLERIQSEGRGVMVYLRGHEGRGIGLLSKLRAYALQEQGHDTLDANLELGLPADARDYGAGAQILEDLGVRSVRLMTNNPEKSEALVRHGIEVVEREPMPVQAGEHNIRYLRTKRDRMGHDLPWLDAAPVSPCGNQ
- the ribH gene encoding 6,7-dimethyl-8-ribityllumazine synthase, translated to MSGKGAPELSVRNVGDLRVAVIAAQWHEKVMDGLVDGALRALHDLGIDEPTLLRVPGSWELPVVAKVLAGRGYDAIVALGVVIRGGTPHFEYVCQGVVQGLTQVSVETGVPVGMGVLTCDTEEQALDRAGIEGSNEDKGHEAVTAAVATAATLRSVSEPWR
- a CDS encoding riboflavin synthase, which codes for MFTGIVEELGEVTAVENLGDASRFRLRGPVVTDGAKHGDSIAVNGVCLTVVEHEGDEFTADVMAETLNRSSLGALAVGSRVNLERPTAVGSRLGGHIVQGHVDGTGEVLERRPSENWEIVKVSLPAELARYVVEKGSVTVDGISLTVVEAGRDHFTVSLIPTTLALTTLGLKQPGDPVNLEVDIVAKYVERLLTTAQQGAGK
- the pnuC gene encoding nicotinamide riboside transporter PnuC; the protein is MNWLNSEAFVAFDQHIIWSDMIGNILGLITLALGWRRSLLTWPVQFLSGLVLFVAFYGHLAGSAGKQVVVMVVALYGWWQWNRSKGRSADGQITPRFATWPERAAMVGAAAAGTVAVALLFKANPSLSWDPWPDAYIFVGTIVAMYAQARGMVEFWIAWLLVDVVGVPLNFANGYAFSGFVYVIYGALVLWGMRDWWLRSRKASQPALEGAPA